One Mercurialis annua linkage group LG3, ddMerAnnu1.2, whole genome shotgun sequence DNA window includes the following coding sequences:
- the LOC126673722 gene encoding putative pentatricopeptide repeat-containing protein At1g12700, mitochondrial isoform X2, which produces MRLSRTLKPIRVLAAAPFNSFGICRKIGKIFKFGFRLDVIMFNPLLNGLCSQGKIAQAVELFDDLEAKGYQLDVYTYTSIADALCKIGKSSDAIFLLQTMTKKGCQPNVVTYNTIINGLCREGLVTVARDLVLEMKSKNILPDVVTYSSLIRCLFKLGQWKNALALHNQIFDWKIKPDVVTFNVLVDGLCKQGMILEARDIVETMTQKEIEPNVVTYNSLIGGYCQQNKLSEVRKVFDMMVSKGCTPNAVTFNILIKRINDVKQFFSEITPSIVAYNSMIHGLCQVGRLLDGQELFDNMRRSGPSPDIATYASLINGLCKHGDFDSAVALFHEMEKSMLKSDCAIYSGLIDSLCKAGKLKDVKDLFSRLSIQGLQHNVRTYTILINGICREGLLDEAYQVFRKMTEDGCFPDSCTYNVIIQGFLRHNNKVGAKQLIEEMLDKGFCADATTLSLVVDVLSSDDGTMRKLQGLGMSMGRGRDEESHPHPR; this is translated from the exons ATGAGGCTCTCTAGAACCCTAAAACCCATTCGCGTACTCGCAGCGGCACCGTTTAATAGCTTTGGGATTTGTCGGAAAATTG GAAAAATCTTCAAATTCGGATTTCGGCTTGATGTGATTATGTTTAATCCGTTGCTAAATGGCCTTTGTTCACAAGGTAAAATTGCTCAAGCTGTTGAATTGTTTGATGATTTAGAAGCAAAGGGTTATCAACTTGATGTTTATACCTATACTTCTATTGCTGATGCCTTATGTAAAATTGGAAAATCCAGTGATGCTATTTTTTTACTTCAAACAATGACAAAAAAAGGCTGTCAACCAAATGTTGTAACCTATAATACAATTATCAACGGTCTCTGCAGGGAGGGTCTTGTTACCGTGGCTAGAGACCTTGTCTTAGAGATGAAGAGCAAAAATATCTTGCCTGATGTTGTAACTTACAGCTCTTTAATTCGTTGTCTTTTCAAGTTAGGCCAATGGAAGAATGCTTTAGCTTTACATAATCAAATATTTGATTGGAAAATCAAACCGGATGTTGTCACCTTCAATGTATTGGTTGATGGTCTTTGTAAACAAGGCATGATTTTAGAGGCTCGTGATATAGTTGAAACAATGACGCAAAAGGAGATAGAGCCGAATGTAGTCACTTATAATTCATTAATAGGTGGATATTGTCAGCAAAATAAATTAAGTGAGGTTCGAAAAGTATTTGACATGATGGTAAGCAAGGGATGCACTCCTAATGCTGTGACCTTCAACATCTTGATTAAAAGAATAAATGatgtaaaacaattttttagtgAAATAACACCTTCAATTGTTGCTTATAATTCTATGATACATGGCTTATGCCAAGTGGGAAGGCTTTTGGATGGACAAGAGCTCTTTGATAACATGCGCCGTTCAGGCCCTTCTCCGGATATAGCAACTTATGCAAGTTTGATAAATGGCCTTTGCAAACATGGTGATTTTGATTCCGCGGTGGCTCTATTTCATGAAATGGAAAAGAGTATGTTGAAGTCTGATTGTGCTATCTACAGCGGTCTAATTGACAGTTTGTGCAAAGCTGGAAAACTTAAAGATGTTAAGGATCTGTTTTCTAGACTTTCCATTCAAGGATTGCAACATAATGTCCGAACATATACTATACTAATTAATGGGATTTGTAGAGAAGGATTATTAGATGAAGCATACCAGGTCTTCAGAAAAATGACAGAGGATGGATGCTTTCCAGATAGTTGCACATATAATGTGATTATCCAGGGATTTCTCAGGCACAACAATAAAGTGGGAGCAAAACAACTTATCGAAGAAATGCTTGATAAGGGGTTTTGTGCAGATGCCACCACATTATCCTTGGTAGTAGATGTATTGTCCAGTGATGATGGTACAATGAGAAAGCTACAGGGGTTAGGGATGTCAATGGGGCGGGGTAGGGATGAGGAaagccatccccatccccgcTGA
- the LOC126673722 gene encoding putative pentatricopeptide repeat-containing protein At1g12700, mitochondrial isoform X1: MRLSRTLKPIRVLAAAPFNSFGICRKIGTLCSLFHLHTYSRIRKVDDALISFNHMLDMNPLPSIVEFNKLLSALVKMKHFETVLSLCKQLELAGLPFNVYTINIVMNCFCRLDHVDFGFSMLGKIFKFGFRLDVIMFNPLLNGLCSQGKIAQAVELFDDLEAKGYQLDVYTYTSIADALCKIGKSSDAIFLLQTMTKKGCQPNVVTYNTIINGLCREGLVTVARDLVLEMKSKNILPDVVTYSSLIRCLFKLGQWKNALALHNQIFDWKIKPDVVTFNVLVDGLCKQGMILEARDIVETMTQKEIEPNVVTYNSLIGGYCQQNKLSEVRKVFDMMVSKGCTPNAVTFNILIKRINDVKQFFSEITPSIVAYNSMIHGLCQVGRLLDGQELFDNMRRSGPSPDIATYASLINGLCKHGDFDSAVALFHEMEKSMLKSDCAIYSGLIDSLCKAGKLKDVKDLFSRLSIQGLQHNVRTYTILINGICREGLLDEAYQVFRKMTEDGCFPDSCTYNVIIQGFLRHNNKVGAKQLIEEMLDKGFCADATTLSLVVDVLSSDDGTMRKLQGLGMSMGRGRDEESHPHPR; encoded by the coding sequence ATGAGGCTCTCTAGAACCCTAAAACCCATTCGCGTACTCGCAGCGGCACCGTTTAATAGCTTTGGGATTTGTCGGAAAATTGGTACGCTTTGTTCCTTATTCCATCTTCATACTTATAGCCGCATTAGAAAAGTTGATGATGCCCTAATTTCATTCAATCACATGCTCGACATGAATCCGTTACCTTCTAtagttgaatttaataaattgttatCTGCACTTGTCAAAATGAAACATTTCGAAACTGTGCTTTCTCTGTGTAAGCAATTGGAATTGGCTGGACTTCCATTTAATGTTTACACTATTAACATAGTGATGAATTGCTTCTGCCGTTTGGATCATGTCGATTTCGGATTTTCTATGCTAGGAAAAATCTTCAAATTCGGATTTCGGCTTGATGTGATTATGTTTAATCCGTTGCTAAATGGCCTTTGTTCACAAGGTAAAATTGCTCAAGCTGTTGAATTGTTTGATGATTTAGAAGCAAAGGGTTATCAACTTGATGTTTATACCTATACTTCTATTGCTGATGCCTTATGTAAAATTGGAAAATCCAGTGATGCTATTTTTTTACTTCAAACAATGACAAAAAAAGGCTGTCAACCAAATGTTGTAACCTATAATACAATTATCAACGGTCTCTGCAGGGAGGGTCTTGTTACCGTGGCTAGAGACCTTGTCTTAGAGATGAAGAGCAAAAATATCTTGCCTGATGTTGTAACTTACAGCTCTTTAATTCGTTGTCTTTTCAAGTTAGGCCAATGGAAGAATGCTTTAGCTTTACATAATCAAATATTTGATTGGAAAATCAAACCGGATGTTGTCACCTTCAATGTATTGGTTGATGGTCTTTGTAAACAAGGCATGATTTTAGAGGCTCGTGATATAGTTGAAACAATGACGCAAAAGGAGATAGAGCCGAATGTAGTCACTTATAATTCATTAATAGGTGGATATTGTCAGCAAAATAAATTAAGTGAGGTTCGAAAAGTATTTGACATGATGGTAAGCAAGGGATGCACTCCTAATGCTGTGACCTTCAACATCTTGATTAAAAGAATAAATGatgtaaaacaattttttagtgAAATAACACCTTCAATTGTTGCTTATAATTCTATGATACATGGCTTATGCCAAGTGGGAAGGCTTTTGGATGGACAAGAGCTCTTTGATAACATGCGCCGTTCAGGCCCTTCTCCGGATATAGCAACTTATGCAAGTTTGATAAATGGCCTTTGCAAACATGGTGATTTTGATTCCGCGGTGGCTCTATTTCATGAAATGGAAAAGAGTATGTTGAAGTCTGATTGTGCTATCTACAGCGGTCTAATTGACAGTTTGTGCAAAGCTGGAAAACTTAAAGATGTTAAGGATCTGTTTTCTAGACTTTCCATTCAAGGATTGCAACATAATGTCCGAACATATACTATACTAATTAATGGGATTTGTAGAGAAGGATTATTAGATGAAGCATACCAGGTCTTCAGAAAAATGACAGAGGATGGATGCTTTCCAGATAGTTGCACATATAATGTGATTATCCAGGGATTTCTCAGGCACAACAATAAAGTGGGAGCAAAACAACTTATCGAAGAAATGCTTGATAAGGGGTTTTGTGCAGATGCCACCACATTATCCTTGGTAGTAGATGTATTGTCCAGTGATGATGGTACAATGAGAAAGCTACAGGGGTTAGGGATGTCAATGGGGCGGGGTAGGGATGAGGAaagccatccccatccccgcTGA